One Desulfuromonas sp. DNA window includes the following coding sequences:
- a CDS encoding transcriptional regulator — MKLSEKAEEILEALWIATEEECDVAAQFDRLNVAPDDEGLVELGRRAYIEIKGTRVYLREEGRDEAKMTVRRHRLAERLLMDVLDLKGDHGNEKACEFEHLLHQGVDTKICTLLNHPTTCPHGKPIPPGICCEQARQTGEVGVVPLTELKPGETGEIAYLSTNDSKKMQKLMSMGVLPGNQIELKQAFPSYIFRIGNSEFAVDQVLALEIHVRKST; from the coding sequence ATGAAATTATCAGAAAAAGCGGAAGAGATCCTCGAAGCGCTGTGGATTGCGACCGAGGAAGAGTGCGATGTCGCGGCTCAGTTTGATCGGCTCAATGTTGCTCCTGACGATGAGGGACTGGTCGAACTTGGTCGACGTGCCTATATTGAAATTAAAGGCACGCGGGTTTACCTCCGTGAAGAAGGGCGTGACGAAGCAAAGATGACCGTTCGCCGGCATCGCCTGGCAGAACGTCTGCTGATGGATGTTCTCGATCTCAAAGGTGATCATGGCAATGAAAAGGCCTGTGAATTTGAACACCTTCTGCATCAGGGTGTCGACACCAAGATCTGTACGTTGCTTAATCACCCGACCACCTGTCCGCATGGCAAACCGATTCCTCCCGGAATCTGTTGCGAGCAGGCAAGGCAGACTGGTGAGGTTGGCGTCGTTCCGTTGACCGAACTTAAACCGGGGGAAACCGGTGAGATCGCTTACCTCTCAACCAATGATTCGAAAAAGATGCAGAAACTGATGAGCATGGGAGTGCTCCCGGGGAACCAGATAGAATTGAAGCAGGCATTTCCTTCCTACATTTTCAGGATCGGTAATTCCGAGTTTGCCGTTGACCAGGTATTGGCCCTCGAAATTCATGTCCGTAAATCAACATGA
- the feoB gene encoding ferrous iron transport protein B: MKSGLEEVSPKNIILVGSPNVGKSVLFNALTGAYTTVSNYPGTSVEVSRGHSTIHGERYQILDTPGMYSLMPITEEERVARNILFNEDAHVVVHLLDARNIERMLPMTIQLIESGLPVILAVNIMDEAERIGMSIDIELLQEKLGIPVVDAAFARKRGYEELYGAIDQYDRMRRATFRYATDLENDISVIVNVLNGDYRVDKRALALLLMQRDEDVNELLKEKEGDHYKAVEAAVSSIIFERRADLHLRISLERKHVCRGLLDGVISQSTGRRTPFSERLSRLSMNPVTGVPLLIIALYFGLYEFVGGFGAGTLVDFLEGSIFEEYLNPWAVSLGDNYLKWEWLRELIVGEYGIFTLGIRYAVAIILPIVGTFFIAFSIIEDTGYFPRLALLVDRIFKFFGLSGRAVIPMVLGFGCDTMATMVTRTLESVRERVIATVLLALAIPCSAQLGVIMALLSEVPGALAVWAGCIALVFLLIGVLASKLMPGEQPMFYMEIPPLRLPQLRNVMVKTLTRMHWYFLEIFPLFIIASVLLWAGKMTGLMEWLIRVMEPAMSALGLPLQTAAVFILGFFRRDFGAAGLYDMQTAGILTPVQLTVAAVTLTLFVPCVAQFLMMQKERGWKVSLAIFAFVTIFAFVFGCLLNFVLIQTGLLS; this comes from the coding sequence ATGAAGTCAGGACTGGAAGAGGTCTCGCCGAAGAACATAATCCTTGTCGGCAGCCCGAATGTCGGCAAGTCTGTTCTTTTTAATGCACTGACCGGCGCATATACAACGGTTTCAAATTATCCCGGCACTTCGGTCGAGGTGTCACGTGGTCATTCAACCATTCACGGGGAAAGGTACCAGATCCTCGATACTCCCGGCATGTACTCGCTGATGCCGATTACCGAAGAAGAGCGGGTTGCCCGCAATATTCTGTTCAATGAAGATGCGCACGTCGTTGTTCATCTGCTCGACGCTCGCAACATCGAGCGGATGCTGCCGATGACGATCCAACTGATTGAGTCCGGATTGCCGGTGATCCTGGCGGTCAATATCATGGATGAAGCCGAACGGATCGGGATGTCGATCGATATTGAGCTGTTGCAGGAAAAACTCGGCATTCCGGTTGTTGATGCGGCTTTTGCGCGCAAGCGTGGTTACGAAGAGCTATATGGTGCCATCGATCAATACGATCGAATGCGCCGGGCCACGTTCCGTTACGCCACCGATCTGGAGAATGATATTTCTGTGATCGTCAACGTTCTCAACGGAGATTACCGGGTCGACAAACGGGCGCTCGCTCTTTTGCTGATGCAACGCGACGAAGACGTCAATGAATTGCTCAAGGAAAAAGAGGGCGATCATTATAAGGCTGTCGAAGCGGCCGTTTCGTCGATCATCTTTGAGCGACGTGCCGATCTTCACCTAAGGATCAGCCTTGAACGCAAGCATGTATGCCGAGGACTGCTCGATGGCGTTATTTCACAGAGTACCGGCCGGCGCACACCTTTTTCCGAGCGGCTGTCGCGGCTCAGTATGAATCCGGTGACCGGGGTCCCCTTGCTCATTATCGCTCTTTATTTCGGTCTCTATGAGTTTGTCGGCGGTTTCGGGGCCGGCACCCTGGTCGACTTTCTTGAAGGATCGATTTTTGAGGAGTATCTCAATCCCTGGGCCGTATCTCTGGGTGACAATTACCTGAAATGGGAGTGGTTGCGGGAGCTGATTGTCGGCGAATATGGCATATTTACTCTCGGCATCCGATACGCTGTGGCGATTATCCTGCCGATCGTCGGAACCTTTTTTATCGCATTTTCGATTATTGAAGATACCGGTTACTTTCCGCGCCTGGCACTGCTTGTCGATCGTATTTTCAAATTCTTCGGATTAAGCGGACGGGCCGTTATCCCAATGGTTCTCGGTTTCGGTTGCGATACCATGGCGACGATGGTGACCCGGACGCTGGAGAGTGTGCGCGAGCGGGTTATCGCGACCGTCCTGCTGGCCCTGGCAATTCCGTGCAGCGCCCAGCTCGGAGTTATCATGGCGCTGCTTTCGGAGGTACCGGGAGCACTTGCCGTCTGGGCCGGTTGTATTGCTCTGGTCTTCCTGCTGATCGGCGTGCTTGCTTCGAAATTGATGCCGGGGGAGCAGCCGATGTTTTATATGGAAATTCCGCCATTGCGCTTGCCGCAGTTGCGCAACGTCATGGTGAAAACCCTGACCCGGATGCACTGGTACTTTCTCGAAATCTTCCCCCTGTTCATTATTGCATCGGTTCTGCTCTGGGCCGGTAAAATGACCGGCCTGATGGAGTGGCTGATCCGGGTTATGGAACCGGCGATGAGCGCCCTGGGCCTGCCTTTGCAGACAGCCGCGGTGTTTATCCTCGGATTCTTTCGCCGCGATTTTGGGGCGGCCGGGCTTTATGACATGCAGACCGCAGGGATTCTGACACCGGTGCAACTGACGGTGGCGGCGGTCACCCTGACCCTGTTTGTGCCGTGCGTTGCCCAATTTTTGATGATGCAGAAAGAGCGCGGCTGGAAAGTCTCGCTCGCAATATTTGCGTTTGTAACGATTTTCGCATTCGTTTTCGGGTGCCTGCTTAATTTTGTTTTAATTCAGACAGGTCTTTTATCATGA
- a CDS encoding transcriptional repressor, giving the protein MTDSKKKIFRDYLQSQRLKSTSQRELILDEFLASGEHPSTEDLYLRVRKKNPSVGYATVHRTLKLFAECGIASVQNFGDGTTRYESISEEEHHDHLVCKSCGLIIEFEDDRIEQLQDKVASQHNFKVVDHRLELYGLCEKCQ; this is encoded by the coding sequence ATGACTGATTCCAAGAAAAAAATATTCAGGGATTATCTACAGTCCCAACGGTTGAAATCGACCAGTCAACGTGAATTGATTCTCGATGAATTTCTCGCTTCTGGTGAACACCCGTCGACCGAAGACCTCTATCTGAGGGTGCGGAAGAAAAATCCGAGTGTCGGATATGCGACTGTGCACCGTACTCTGAAATTGTTTGCCGAATGCGGTATCGCATCCGTACAAAATTTCGGAGACGGAACAACCCGTTACGAATCGATCTCGGAAGAAGAGCATCATGACCATCTCGTATGCAAATCCTGTGGTCTGATTATCGAGTTTGAGGATGACCGGATTGAACAACTGCAGGATAAAGTTGCCAGCCAGCATAATTTCAAGGTTGTTGATCATCGTCTCGAACTTTATGGCCTCTGTGAAAAATGCCAGTAA
- a CDS encoding D-arabinose 5-phosphate isomerase, with translation MSDIIEKAQNVLKAEAEAVLALVDRIDDQFVRAVEMIFDCAGRVVITGMGKSGLICQKIASTMASTGTPAFFLHPAEGVHGDLGMLMKGDVVIAVSNSGETDEITRILPVIKRMGLPLIAMSGNPESTLARAGDASLDISVVEEACPLNLAPTSSTTATLAMGDALAVALLVKRGFKEEEFALYHPGGALGRKLLTRVDDLMHTGEAMPTVDQGVSLKEALFEITSKKLGITGIVNGSRELVGVFTDGDLRRVIEKDSKSLELPIEEIMSPNPKRILRTNLAAKALQQMDKYSITSLFVFETEEESVPVGIIHLHDLLKAGVV, from the coding sequence ATGTCAGATATAATTGAAAAGGCACAAAATGTTCTGAAGGCAGAAGCCGAAGCGGTTCTCGCCCTGGTCGATCGGATTGACGACCAGTTTGTGCGGGCGGTTGAAATGATTTTCGATTGTGCCGGCCGGGTCGTTATTACCGGAATGGGCAAATCGGGCCTGATCTGTCAGAAGATTGCGTCGACCATGGCGTCAACCGGGACCCCTGCTTTTTTTCTCCATCCGGCTGAAGGGGTTCATGGCGATCTCGGAATGCTGATGAAGGGGGATGTCGTGATTGCCGTTTCGAATTCCGGTGAAACCGATGAAATCACCCGTATCCTGCCGGTGATCAAACGGATGGGTCTGCCACTGATCGCGATGAGTGGTAACCCTGAGAGCACCCTGGCGCGGGCCGGGGATGCTTCGCTCGATATTTCTGTTGTCGAGGAAGCCTGCCCGCTCAACCTTGCTCCGACTTCAAGCACGACGGCGACTTTGGCGATGGGCGATGCTCTTGCCGTTGCCCTCCTGGTCAAGCGTGGCTTCAAAGAGGAAGAATTTGCCCTCTATCACCCGGGTGGCGCCCTCGGACGGAAACTGCTGACCCGGGTAGATGATCTGATGCACACCGGTGAGGCCATGCCGACGGTCGATCAAGGGGTGAGTCTGAAAGAGGCGCTGTTTGAGATTACCAGTAAAAAACTCGGAATCACCGGGATTGTTAATGGCTCCCGGGAATTGGTCGGCGTTTTTACTGACGGCGATCTGCGCCGGGTTATAGAAAAGGACAGCAAAAGCCTCGAACTGCCGATTGAAGAGATTATGTCGCCTAATCCGAAGCGGATCCTGCGGACCAATCTTGCAGCCAAGGCATTGCAGCAGATGGATAAATATTCAATCACTTCACTGTTTGTTTTTGAAACCGAAGAAGAGTCGGTTCCGGTCGGAATTATCCATCTGCACGATCTACTCAAGGCGGGAGTTGTCTGA
- a CDS encoding cytochrome C biogenesis protein — MSTTADVTFWIAFSAGVLSFVSPCVLPLIPSYITYITGLSFSQIQDARPSARVRLTVLYHSLFFILGFSVVFISLGALAGFASSSFQANLREGLVWIQRIGGILIFLFGIHLTGLFHFGVLLGEKRVHLQRKPTGFFGTLLVGIAFAAGWTPCIGPILGSILAMVAGSSGGVGKGVWLLSAYSAGLGVPFLLSGLLSHTFLQFFNKFKKHIRLTEIITGALLMAVGVALFFDLFGKMSGYLYRWFPNLG, encoded by the coding sequence TTGTCAACAACAGCTGATGTGACATTCTGGATTGCTTTTTCAGCGGGGGTTCTCTCGTTTGTCTCGCCGTGTGTCCTGCCGCTGATCCCGTCATATATCACTTATATAACCGGTCTTTCATTCAGCCAGATTCAGGATGCACGCCCGAGCGCCAGGGTCCGTTTGACCGTTCTGTATCATTCGCTGTTTTTTATTCTCGGGTTTTCTGTCGTCTTTATATCACTCGGTGCTCTGGCCGGCTTCGCTTCTTCCAGTTTCCAGGCGAATTTGCGGGAAGGGCTGGTCTGGATTCAAAGAATCGGCGGTATTCTGATTTTCCTGTTCGGGATTCACCTGACCGGACTTTTCCATTTCGGAGTACTCCTTGGTGAGAAGAGGGTCCATCTCCAACGTAAACCGACCGGTTTTTTCGGAACGCTTCTGGTCGGGATTGCCTTTGCCGCCGGCTGGACTCCCTGTATCGGTCCGATCCTTGGCAGTATTCTGGCGATGGTTGCCGGGTCGAGCGGCGGTGTCGGTAAGGGGGTCTGGTTGCTCTCTGCCTATTCGGCCGGTCTCGGCGTTCCCTTTCTCCTCTCCGGACTGCTTTCTCACACGTTCCTTCAATTCTTTAACAAGTTCAAAAAGCATATCCGGCTTACCGAGATTATTACCGGCGCGCTGCTGATGGCGGTCGGTGTCGCACTCTTCTTTGATCTGTTCGGCAAAATGTCGGGTTATTTGTACCGCTGGTTTCCGAACCTGGGATAG
- the pyrG gene encoding CTP synthetase (CTP synthase; cytidine triphosphate synthetase; catalyzes the ATP-dependent amination of UTP to CTP with either L-glutamine or ammonia as the source of nitrogen; in Escherichia coli this enzyme forms a homotetramer) — MKTKFLFVTGGVVSSLGKGLAAASIGALMEARGLRVSMQKMDPYINVDPGTMSPFQHGEVFVTDDGAETDLDLGHYERYTRASLSRKSNFTTGQVYDSVIRKERRGDYLGGTVQVIPHITNEIKNKILENAKGADLAIVEVGGTVGDIESLPFLEAIRQFRTDRGRDNVLYIHLTLVPYIPTAGELKTKPTQHSVKDLREIGIQPDILLCRCDREIPHDMKSKIALFCNVQEDAVITARDVETIYDVPIAFHEQGLDERIIDYLNIWTKAPDLKGWERIGKRVKEPKKETTIAIVGKYVDLTESYKSLSEALIHGGIANNSKVKLVYVDSEALERHGVSETFKEVDGILVPGGFGERGSEGKISAIQFARENQLPFFGICLGMQMAVVEYARNVCQIKDAHSAEFNPEASDHVIHIMEEQKNIAGKGGTMRLGAYPCVLAEKSMARRIYGESEISERHRHRYEFNNSYRAQLQEDGLVISGTYPELDLVEIVELKDHPWFLACQFHPEFKSRPMEPHPLFESFVGACIKKGKG, encoded by the coding sequence ATGAAGACCAAGTTTTTGTTTGTGACCGGCGGGGTCGTCTCCTCGCTGGGTAAAGGGCTCGCAGCCGCCTCGATCGGAGCGCTGATGGAAGCGCGTGGGCTGCGGGTGTCGATGCAGAAAATGGATCCGTACATCAATGTCGACCCCGGCACGATGAGCCCTTTTCAGCACGGTGAAGTATTTGTCACAGACGATGGTGCCGAAACCGACCTGGATCTCGGTCATTATGAACGTTATACCCGGGCCAGCCTGTCGCGGAAATCGAATTTCACGACCGGCCAGGTCTACGATTCAGTTATCCGCAAGGAGAGACGGGGCGACTATCTCGGCGGTACCGTTCAGGTCATTCCGCACATTACCAACGAGATCAAGAACAAGATACTGGAGAATGCCAAGGGGGCCGATCTGGCGATTGTCGAGGTCGGCGGTACGGTTGGCGATATTGAATCACTGCCTTTTCTTGAAGCAATCCGGCAATTCCGGACCGATCGTGGTCGCGACAATGTTCTGTACATTCATCTGACCCTTGTCCCTTATATCCCGACAGCCGGAGAATTAAAGACCAAACCGACACAGCATTCGGTCAAGGATCTGCGCGAAATCGGTATCCAGCCCGACATTCTGCTGTGTCGGTGTGATCGTGAAATTCCACATGATATGAAGTCAAAGATCGCCCTGTTCTGTAATGTTCAGGAAGATGCGGTCATCACGGCTCGCGACGTTGAAACAATTTATGACGTTCCGATCGCTTTTCATGAGCAGGGTCTTGACGAGAGGATTATCGATTATCTGAACATCTGGACCAAGGCGCCCGACCTCAAGGGGTGGGAGAGGATCGGTAAACGGGTCAAGGAACCGAAAAAAGAGACGACTATCGCCATTGTCGGCAAATACGTCGACCTGACGGAGAGCTACAAATCTCTTTCGGAGGCGCTGATTCATGGTGGCATTGCCAACAACAGCAAGGTCAAGCTTGTTTACGTCGATTCCGAAGCCCTGGAACGTCACGGTGTCAGTGAAACTTTCAAAGAAGTAGATGGCATTCTGGTGCCGGGCGGGTTTGGCGAACGGGGCAGTGAAGGGAAGATTTCCGCCATCCAGTTCGCCCGTGAAAATCAGCTCCCTTTCTTCGGTATCTGTCTCGGTATGCAGATGGCGGTTGTTGAGTATGCGCGGAATGTCTGCCAGATCAAGGATGCCCATTCAGCCGAGTTCAACCCGGAGGCGTCTGATCACGTGATTCATATCATGGAGGAGCAAAAAAACATTGCCGGCAAGGGCGGGACGATGCGTCTCGGTGCTTACCCCTGCGTTCTGGCTGAAAAATCGATGGCCCGTCGGATCTATGGCGAATCTGAAATTTCCGAAAGGCACCGGCATCGTTACGAATTTAATAACTCGTATCGGGCGCAGCTCCAGGAGGATGGTCTGGTGATCTCCGGAACCTACCCGGAGCTCGATCTGGTCGAAATTGTCGAATTAAAGGATCATCCCTGGTTCCTCGCCTGCCAGTTTCATCCGGAGTTCAAGTCACGGCCGATGGAACCGCATCCGTTGTTTGAATCGTTTGTCGGTGCCTGTATTAAAAAAGGGAAAGGCTGA
- a CDS encoding 3-deoxy-8-phosphooctulonate synthase, translating into MSVREIKIGDLVIGGNRPLTLIAGPCAIENEEATLATAEALKAICTELGAGLIFKASYDKANRTSVDSFRGPGLAEGLKILARVRKEYSLPVLSDVHDISQLAPAAEVLDIIQIPAFLCRQTDLLVAAGNSGCVINVKKGQFMAPGDMKNVVAKIESTGNRNIILTERGASFGYNNLVTDMRSLVIMRELGCPVVFDATHSVQLPGGAGTASAGQRQFVGDLSRAAAAVGIDGLFWEVHPDPEQALCDGPNSLYLKDVRRMLEQMLAIDRLVKEN; encoded by the coding sequence ATGTCGGTTCGCGAGATCAAAATCGGTGACCTGGTTATCGGTGGAAACCGTCCCCTGACACTTATTGCCGGGCCTTGTGCCATTGAAAATGAAGAAGCGACTTTGGCCACCGCCGAGGCATTGAAGGCGATCTGCACCGAACTCGGTGCCGGCCTGATTTTTAAGGCTTCCTACGATAAAGCCAACCGGACATCTGTCGACTCGTTTCGCGGCCCCGGCCTGGCCGAAGGTTTGAAAATTCTCGCCCGGGTCAGGAAAGAATATTCCCTGCCGGTGCTGTCCGATGTCCACGATATCTCCCAGCTCGCACCGGCGGCCGAGGTCCTCGATATTATCCAGATTCCGGCCTTTCTCTGCCGGCAGACCGATTTGCTGGTTGCTGCAGGAAACTCCGGCTGTGTCATTAATGTCAAGAAGGGACAGTTCATGGCCCCGGGGGACATGAAAAATGTCGTTGCCAAGATTGAATCGACCGGCAACCGAAATATCATCCTGACCGAGCGTGGGGCCAGTTTCGGCTACAATAATCTGGTAACCGACATGCGGTCGCTGGTCATCATGCGGGAGTTGGGTTGTCCGGTTGTCTTTGATGCGACCCATTCGGTCCAGCTGCCCGGCGGAGCCGGAACCGCATCGGCCGGGCAGAGGCAGTTTGTCGGTGACCTTTCCCGCGCTGCTGCTGCGGTCGGTATCGACGGTCTCTTCTGGGAAGTTCATCCCGATCCCGAGCAGGCTCTTTGTGACGGTCCGAATTCACTCTATCTCAAAGATGTCCGGCGGATGCTTGAACAGATGCTGGCCATAGATCGCCTGGTCAAGGAAAACTGA
- a CDS encoding phenylphosphate carboxylase subunit delta, translating to MQERLNKIELLLLDVDGVLTDGRIIYGNDGQETKAFDVKDGHGLKLVQRTGIKVGIITGRQSKIVAARAEELGIEIVYQGCRDKLEPYEEILAQTGLSDEHVAYVGDDVVDLPVLTRVGFSATVADAVEDVKGYVDYVSERSGGRGAVREICDLILKQSGRWDSVAGRYFP from the coding sequence ATGCAGGAACGGCTGAACAAGATCGAATTGCTTTTGCTCGATGTCGACGGAGTCCTCACCGACGGGCGGATCATATACGGTAACGACGGTCAGGAAACAAAAGCTTTTGATGTCAAGGACGGGCATGGCCTCAAGCTGGTGCAACGGACCGGTATCAAGGTCGGAATCATTACCGGCCGCCAGTCAAAGATCGTTGCGGCAAGAGCCGAAGAGCTCGGGATAGAGATTGTCTATCAGGGATGTCGTGACAAGTTGGAACCCTATGAGGAAATTCTCGCGCAGACCGGTCTGTCCGATGAACATGTTGCTTATGTCGGCGACGATGTCGTTGATCTGCCGGTTTTGACCCGGGTCGGTTTTTCGGCCACCGTTGCCGATGCCGTCGAAGATGTCAAAGGATATGTTGATTACGTTTCCGAGCGTTCCGGTGGCCGCGGCGCTGTTCGCGAAATATGTGATCTAATCCTTAAGCAGTCGGGGCGTTGGGATTCAGTTGCCGGGCGCTACTTCCCCTAA
- the lptB gene encoding LPS export ABC transporter ATP-binding protein → MAHQLLARGLCKSYRGRKVVNGVDLDVDSGKVVGLLGPNGAGKTTSFYMVVGLVQPDEGQVFLDDLALTGLPMCERARSGISYLPQEASVFRKLTVAENLLAILETLGLSQSACNERKDELLEQFRLTHVAETYGFALSGGERRRIEIARALVLSPKFILLDEPFAGIDPIAVIDIQNIILQLKEQGIGVLISDHNVRETLGVCDSAYILNEGEILEYGEPDVIAASPQAKEIYLGERFQLW, encoded by the coding sequence ATGGCGCACCAACTGTTAGCCCGGGGACTTTGTAAAAGTTATCGTGGCCGCAAGGTTGTAAACGGGGTTGACCTCGATGTTGATTCAGGTAAGGTTGTGGGGCTTCTTGGCCCGAACGGTGCCGGCAAGACGACATCTTTTTACATGGTCGTCGGGCTGGTTCAGCCGGATGAAGGCCAGGTATTTCTGGATGATCTCGCTTTGACCGGCCTTCCGATGTGCGAACGGGCCCGTTCCGGGATCTCCTATCTGCCACAGGAAGCATCGGTCTTTCGCAAACTGACAGTTGCCGAGAATCTGCTCGCCATCCTCGAAACTCTCGGTCTGTCGCAATCAGCCTGTAATGAACGCAAGGATGAGTTGCTGGAACAGTTCAGGCTGACACATGTTGCGGAAACATATGGCTTTGCTCTTTCGGGGGGGGAACGCCGGCGGATCGAGATTGCGCGGGCGCTGGTTCTGTCCCCGAAGTTTATTCTGCTGGATGAACCTTTTGCCGGGATTGATCCGATCGCGGTGATTGATATCCAGAATATTATACTGCAATTGAAAGAGCAGGGAATCGGTGTTCTGATATCGGATCATAATGTTCGTGAAACGCTGGGGGTTTGTGATTCGGCTTATATTCTGAACGAAGGCGAAATCCTCGAATATGGTGAGCCCGATGTGATAGCGGCCAGCCCGCAGGCGAAAGAAATTTATCTCGGTGAGAGGTTTCAGCTCTGGTAA
- the lptC gene encoding LPS export ABC transporter periplasmic protein LptC, whose product MADWFSARVFLAGFILLLAMLLTALVVGNLRQRQPDVVADFVRPNADLAMQKVNYTETRDGQRKWSVQADSATHDREQNMTRIHNVRIVVFGREQGDILATAESGSFDSDKRTVVLSGQVVVENIDGFSIFTEDLFFDGATRVLKSSESVYAKSAELELTAVGLRYDIDQGNLKLLDSVKAEFKGAMRLP is encoded by the coding sequence ATGGCTGACTGGTTTTCCGCACGGGTTTTTCTGGCAGGTTTTATTCTGCTTCTGGCGATGCTTTTGACGGCACTGGTTGTCGGCAACCTGCGCCAGAGACAGCCTGACGTCGTTGCCGATTTTGTGCGGCCGAATGCCGATCTGGCGATGCAGAAAGTCAACTATACCGAAACCCGCGACGGACAGCGAAAATGGTCTGTTCAGGCTGATTCGGCAACCCATGACCGCGAACAGAACATGACTCGTATCCATAACGTCAGGATTGTCGTGTTCGGTCGCGAACAGGGTGATATTCTGGCTACTGCAGAAAGCGGGAGTTTCGATTCTGATAAAAGAACTGTTGTCTTGAGTGGTCAGGTTGTTGTCGAAAATATCGATGGTTTTTCGATCTTCACCGAGGATCTTTTTTTTGATGGTGCGACGCGGGTTTTGAAAAGTTCCGAATCTGTTTATGCCAAATCGGCCGAACTGGAGTTAACGGCGGTGGGGTTGCGATATGACATTGACCAGGGCAATCTCAAACTGTTGGATTCGGTCAAAGCGGAGTTTAAGGGAGCGATGAGATTGCCATGA
- the kdsB gene encoding 3-deoxy-manno-octulosonate cytidylyltransferase, translated as MTVSAIIPARYASTRFPGKPLADIAGKPMIQHVYEQTAKSALVNRVIVATDDERICDSVLGFGGEAVMTRADHPSGTDRLAEVAAGLDAEWIVNVQGDEPLIDPQMIDEAVQPMLDNPEIRMGTLKSRLVDESEYLNPNIVKVVTDQSGFALYFSRSSIPFLRDSKFGSTRIYKHVGLYVYRRDFLLQYPQLEETELEKSEKLEQLRALEHGYRIYVTETARESIGVDVPGDIGKVLARLAN; from the coding sequence ATGACGGTTTCTGCCATAATTCCAGCTCGTTACGCCTCAACCCGTTTCCCCGGAAAACCATTGGCCGATATTGCCGGAAAACCGATGATCCAGCATGTCTATGAACAGACCGCCAAGTCGGCTCTGGTCAATCGGGTTATCGTTGCAACCGACGACGAGAGAATCTGCGACTCGGTTCTCGGCTTTGGCGGTGAGGCGGTTATGACCCGTGCCGATCATCCCTCCGGTACGGATCGTCTCGCCGAAGTGGCGGCAGGCCTTGATGCGGAGTGGATCGTCAATGTCCAGGGCGATGAGCCACTGATTGATCCGCAAATGATTGACGAGGCGGTTCAGCCGATGCTTGACAACCCGGAAATCAGAATGGGAACGCTCAAAAGCCGACTGGTCGATGAAAGCGAATATCTCAATCCGAATATCGTCAAGGTCGTGACCGATCAGTCCGGTTTTGCTCTCTACTTCTCCCGTTCATCGATCCCGTTTCTGCGTGATAGCAAATTTGGCAGCACTCGGATTTACAAGCATGTCGGTCTTTATGTCTACCGGCGTGATTTTCTGCTGCAGTATCCGCAACTGGAGGAGACCGAACTTGAAAAATCGGAGAAGCTCGAGCAACTTCGAGCACTTGAACATGGATACAGGATTTATGTGACGGAAACGGCACGAGAGTCGATCGGGGTCGATGTGCCGGGTGATATTGGAAAGGTTCTGGCTCGACTTGCTAACTGA
- the lptA gene encoding lipopolysaccharide transport periplasmic protein LptA yields MKKLLLLMPMLLLILAGSVGASDQQKAAEDLIRVSADRMEADEKNRTVMFYGQVVAQQSGMAIYSEKMTLAYRPGEAREIEKIEIDGGLRIVQGDRVATADHGIYKFTDGLIVLYGSAEVHQSGNSIVGDEIIYYLNEARSVVKSRPDSRVNAVFSPGGKP; encoded by the coding sequence ATGAAAAAGCTCCTGCTGTTGATGCCCATGCTTTTATTGATTTTGGCGGGATCTGTTGGCGCCAGTGACCAGCAAAAGGCAGCCGAAGACCTGATCAGGGTTTCGGCCGACCGGATGGAAGCGGATGAGAAGAATCGGACGGTCATGTTTTATGGCCAGGTCGTTGCGCAACAATCGGGCATGGCCATTTACTCCGAGAAAATGACCCTCGCTTATCGGCCCGGTGAAGCCAGAGAGATTGAAAAGATAGAGATCGATGGTGGTTTGCGGATAGTTCAGGGCGACCGGGTGGCGACTGCTGATCACGGTATTTATAAATTTACAGACGGCCTGATTGTGCTTTATGGCAGCGCCGAGGTTCATCAGTCCGGCAACAGTATAGTCGGCGACGAAATCATTTACTATCTTAACGAGGCCCGTAGTGTCGTTAAGAGTCGGCCTGATTCAAGAGTAAATGCCGTATTCAGTCCCGGGGGGAAACCGTAA